In Eupeodes corollae chromosome 3, idEupCoro1.1, whole genome shotgun sequence, a single genomic region encodes these proteins:
- the LOC129951245 gene encoding outer dynein arm-docking complex subunit 4 isoform X2, whose translation MPRKKFACNEENDTNMKLFCDQSNNHMKVRKYDKALVGYTWALELNKTDVNALVARSKCYLLLGEASKALNDAEMALNEEPNNMRAIYQKAESLYYLGQFEQSLMFFHRVLRARPELDLIRLGVQKTQEAIHNTIGNSKKVKPLKKSVETIPPKSKSSCKASQKKTNPKEMDKKVSRKLLGELRVDREYLENLLNHPDLKKGTSSTENVSNLAKEAIHFLDKREEFWRQQRPCSVLLSHKNIPQDAVPYWF comes from the exons ATGCCACGGAAGAAATTTGCGTGTAACGAAGAAAATGACACAAACATGAAACTTTTTTGTGATCAATCCAACAATCACATGAAAGTTCGAAAGTATGACAAGGCGTTAGTTGGTTATACGTGG GCCTTAGAACTTAATAAGACCGATGTCAATGCTTTAGTGGCACGAAGCAAATGCTATCTTTTACTAGGAGAAGCTTCTAAGGCCTTAAACGATGCTGAAATGGCCTTGAATGAAGAACCCAACAACATGAGGGCAATATATCAAAAAGCCGAGTCACTCTACTATTTAGGTCAATTCGAACAAAGTTTAATGTTCTTCCATCGTGTTCTGAGAGCAAGGCCAGAATTAGATCTTATTCGTTTAGGTGTACAGAAAACACAAGAAGCAATACATAATACTATTGGTAATTCAAAGAAAGTTAAACCATTGAAAAAATCAGTTGAAACTATTCCACCAAAATCCAAATCAAGTTGTAAGGCTTctcagaaaaaaacaaatccaaaagaAATGGATAAAAAAGTGTCGAGGAAGTTATTGGGAGAGCTAAGAGTTGATAGGGAATATCTCGAAAATCTTCTGAATCATCCAGATCTTAAAAAGGGAACCTCGTCAACGGAAAATGTTTCTAATTTAGCAAAAGAAGCCATACATTTTTTGGataaaagagaagaattttggCGACAGCAAAGACCGTGTTCAGTTCTTTTAAGTCACAAGAATATTCCACAAGATGCGGTACCGTATTGGTTTTAG
- the LOC129951921 gene encoding senecionine N-oxygenase, with protein MGKMKVCIIGAGIAGLCSARHALCNGLEPTVYEQSDDIGGTWQYTDEIGINKYGIEVHSSMYKNLRTNLPKEVMGFPDFPIPEEEASYISSENMMAFLSKYTEKFEIRKHIQFLHHVIRIRPRNNKWEVIVKDLCNDIIKTEMFEYVMVCNGHYHTPSYPNLKGIEDFKGKAIHSHDYRSPDSFKDENVLVIGAGPSGMDLAHSVSLVAKTVILSHHLSETPKTKFNSNLIQKPDVLKVTENEAVFTDNTSIPISVILYCTGYKYSFPFLSSDCGIYIEENCIKPLYKHVLNIHYPSMAFIGIPFYVCASQMMDLQARFAMAFFCNKKPIPSQKEMLADTEEEMQKRWKMGYKKHQAHMMGPIQYEYYTDLANTAGVKNIDIVMAKLHDVSSGRFLDDLVNFRNDIFRLVDETTFIKIN; from the exons ATGGGAAAAATGAAAGTGTGTATCATCGGAGCGGGAATTGCAGGTCTTTGTTCAGCTAGACATGCATTATGTAACGGATTGGAACCAACAGTTTACGAGCAATCTGACGACATTGGAGGAACATGGCAATATACTGATGAAataggaataaataaatatggcaTTGAAGTTCATTCTAGCATGTACAAAAATTTGAG AACAAATCTTCCCAAAGAAGTCATGGGTTTTCCTGATTTTCCTATTCCGGAAGAGGAAGCTTCTTATATATCATCGGAAAATATGATggcatttttaagtaaatatactgagaaatttgaaattcgaaagcatattcaatttttacatcaCGTCATTCGTATTCGCCCAAGGAACAATAAATGGGAG GTAATCGTAAAAGATCTTTGTAATGACATAATAAAAACTGAAATGTTTGAATACGTTATGGTGTGCAATGGACATTATCATACTCCCTCTTATCCGAATTTAAAAGGAATCGAGGATTTCAAGGGGAAAGCAATACACAGTCATGATTATAGAAGCCCCGATAGTTTCAAAG atgAAAATGTACTTGTGATCGGAGCTGGTCCAAGTGGTATGGATCTAGCACATTCGGTATCACTGGTGGCAAAAACAGTTATTCTTAGCCATCACTTAAGTGAAACACCTAAAACCAAATTCAATTCCAATCTTATTCAAAAGCCAGACGTTTTGAAAGTCACCGAAAATGAAGCAGTGTTCACTGATAATACTTCAATACCCATTTCAGTTATATTATATTGTACCGGCTATAAATACTCTTTTCCGTTCTTAAGTTCTGATTGTGGGATTTAtattgaagaaaattgtataaaaccTCTTTACAAGCATGTTTTGAATATTCATTATCCAAGTATGGCTTTCATTGGGATACCGTTTTATGTTTGTGCTTCACAAATGATGGATCTTCAGGCTAGATTTGCAATGGCAttcttttgcaacaaaaaaccAATACCGTCTCAAAAAGAAATGCTGGCTGATACTGAAGAAGAAATGCAAAAGAGATGGAAAATGGGCTACAAAAAACACCAAGCCCATATGATGGGACCTATTCAA TATGAATACTATACGGATTTAGCAAACACCGCTGGcgtaaaaaatattgatattgttATGGCGAAGCTTCATGATGTCAGCAGTGGTCGATTTTTAGATGATTTAGTCAACTTCAGAAATGACATTTTTAGACTTGTCGATGAaactacttttataaaaattaattaa
- the LOC129951245 gene encoding outer dynein arm-docking complex subunit 4 isoform X1: MISSLKNLLKQDKEQELLQSYVRVEPEVEHLPKAKQHLFEANLKSKQKSIAFADVDNPEKRVSKTKKNSESSQRRKTKEVFNETYTDKDRAAAVSAGSYDIKQSLQLKKQHDRNEVLQLTDEADVNSLISLGLKEIKNANSDNAIVCFTKALELNKTDVNALVARSKCYLLLGEASKALNDAEMALNEEPNNMRAIYQKAESLYYLGQFEQSLMFFHRVLRARPELDLIRLGVQKTQEAIHNTIGNSKKVKPLKKSVETIPPKSKSSCKASQKKTNPKEMDKKVSRKLLGELRVDREYLENLLNHPDLKKGTSSTENVSNLAKEAIHFLDKREEFWRQQRPCSVLLSHKNIPQDAVPYWF; the protein is encoded by the exons ATGATATCGTCTTTAAAGAATTTACTTAAACAAGACAAAGAACAGGAACTTTTGCAAAGTTATGTAAGAGTTGAACCTGAGGTGGAACATTTACCCAAAGCAAAACAGCATCTTTTTGAAGCAAATCTTAAGAGTAAACAAAAATCGATTGCATTCGCCGATGTGGATAACCCCGAAAAGAGAGTATcgaagacgaaaaaaaattcGGAAAGTAGCCAAAGACGTAAAACGAAAGAGGTTTTTAATGAAACATATACTGATAAGGACCGCGCGGCAGCCGTTAGCGCTGGCTCGTATGATATAAAGCAGAGTTTGCAGCTAAAAAAACAACACGATCGCAATGAAGTTCTTCAATTAACCGACGAAGCTGATGTCAATTCCCTAATATCTCTAGgattgaaagaaattaaaaacgcaAATTCCGACAATGCaattgtttgttttacaaag GCCTTAGAACTTAATAAGACCGATGTCAATGCTTTAGTGGCACGAAGCAAATGCTATCTTTTACTAGGAGAAGCTTCTAAGGCCTTAAACGATGCTGAAATGGCCTTGAATGAAGAACCCAACAACATGAGGGCAATATATCAAAAAGCCGAGTCACTCTACTATTTAGGTCAATTCGAACAAAGTTTAATGTTCTTCCATCGTGTTCTGAGAGCAAGGCCAGAATTAGATCTTATTCGTTTAGGTGTACAGAAAACACAAGAAGCAATACATAATACTATTGGTAATTCAAAGAAAGTTAAACCATTGAAAAAATCAGTTGAAACTATTCCACCAAAATCCAAATCAAGTTGTAAGGCTTctcagaaaaaaacaaatccaaaagaAATGGATAAAAAAGTGTCGAGGAAGTTATTGGGAGAGCTAAGAGTTGATAGGGAATATCTCGAAAATCTTCTGAATCATCCAGATCTTAAAAAGGGAACCTCGTCAACGGAAAATGTTTCTAATTTAGCAAAAGAAGCCATACATTTTTTGGataaaagagaagaattttggCGACAGCAAAGACCGTGTTCAGTTCTTTTAAGTCACAAGAATATTCCACAAGATGCGGTACCGTATTGGTTTTAG